A single Lysinibacter sp. HNR DNA region contains:
- the pth gene encoding aminoacyl-tRNA hydrolase, whose translation MAETWLIVGLGNPGAQYERTRHNVGQMVVAELASRYSSRFSKHRAHAMVAEARIAPGGPKTILAIPNSFMNVSGGPVAGLLKYYSIDVDKLIVVHDELDIDFDSIKIKRGGGHGGHNGLRDIAKAVDSPDFTRVRVGIGRPPGRQDPADYVLREFSSTERQSLALVLAEAADAVEAVVSVGLLEAQQRFHAPKS comes from the coding sequence GTGGCTGAAACCTGGCTGATAGTGGGACTTGGTAATCCCGGAGCTCAGTATGAAAGAACCCGTCACAACGTGGGGCAGATGGTAGTGGCGGAACTTGCCTCACGGTACTCAAGTCGATTCTCGAAACACCGCGCCCACGCAATGGTTGCAGAGGCGCGGATCGCTCCTGGAGGTCCCAAAACAATATTGGCCATTCCTAATAGCTTTATGAATGTTTCGGGCGGCCCCGTGGCCGGATTGCTTAAATACTATTCGATTGATGTGGACAAATTGATTGTGGTGCACGATGAACTCGATATCGATTTTGACAGTATCAAGATTAAGCGTGGTGGAGGGCACGGAGGACACAATGGGTTGCGTGACATTGCCAAAGCTGTGGACAGCCCAGACTTTACTCGGGTGCGTGTTGGAATCGGGCGCCCACCGGGTCGGCAAGATCCTGCTGACTACGTGCTCCGGGAGTTTAGCTCGACTGAACGTCAATCACTCGCGCTTGTTCTCGCAGAGGCTGCGGATGCGGTGGAAGCCGTTGTGTCGGTGGGGTTACTCGAAGCTCAACAGCGATTTCACGCTCCGAAATCTTAG
- a CDS encoding 50S ribosomal protein L25/general stress protein Ctc, which produces MSNNTDHTLGAEYRTSFGKGAARKIRAAGKIPAVIYGHGTDPQHVTLPGHEISLIIRKANAVINLDIEGTQQLTLVKDVQRDPVRQIIEHLDLLVVKKGELIEAEVPVHVEGDSFPGTLAMLEFNTLRLLVEATNIPESVVVNIEGLVEGDQVLAGGVELPKGAKLADEEDLLVVNIVMPRASVADSEEGEEEGAEADAS; this is translated from the coding sequence ATGAGCAATAATACCGACCACACTCTTGGTGCAGAATACCGCACCAGCTTTGGTAAGGGTGCGGCCCGCAAGATTCGTGCGGCAGGAAAAATACCCGCTGTGATTTATGGGCACGGAACTGACCCCCAGCACGTAACCCTTCCGGGGCACGAGATTAGTCTGATCATCCGTAAGGCTAACGCCGTTATCAATCTTGATATCGAGGGAACCCAGCAGCTAACTCTCGTGAAAGATGTTCAGCGGGACCCCGTTCGTCAGATTATCGAACACCTTGATCTTCTTGTTGTGAAAAAGGGCGAGCTTATTGAGGCTGAAGTCCCCGTGCACGTTGAGGGCGACTCCTTCCCCGGAACGCTTGCAATGCTTGAGTTCAACACGCTTCGTCTTCTCGTAGAGGCAACTAACATCCCCGAGAGCGTTGTGGTAAACATCGAAGGTCTTGTTGAGGGCGATCAAGTTCTGGCTGGAGGGGTTGAACTACCCAAGGGTGCAAAGCTTGCCGATGAGGAAGACCTCCTCGTTGTTAATATCGTGATGCCACGAGCCAGCGTCGCTGACTCTGAGGAGGGTGAGGAAGAGGGAGCAGAAGCGGACGCTTCGTAG